In Scophthalmus maximus strain ysfricsl-2021 chromosome 5, ASM2237912v1, whole genome shotgun sequence, a single window of DNA contains:
- the LOC118310586 gene encoding sodium- and chloride-dependent betaine transporter-like isoform X2, protein MDHDFLLSSHGATVGGRTDVCDTRNLQTGAFLVPYGLLAVFCGIPLFLLETAMGQYTQEGFITCWRKLCPLAQGIGYGHFMMKLYDSSYIIIQVWTLLYLAFSFTSQLPWASCDNTWNTVNCVVLSSPNVTANHTTLTNTTSAATEFWERRVLGMSRGIEELGSVRWDLALTLLACWVFCYFSIWKNVRSTGKVAYFTATFPYVMLLVLLIRGLTLPGAWEGIYFYLYPDFKHLANLEVWLEAGSQICFSYSLATGTIKVLGSYNKYKNNCYKDCFWLCLLNSGTSFLAGFVVFSVLGFMAQKQGVPVDSVAEAGPGLAFIAYPEATAMMPWPQFWSVCFFLMLFLLSVDTHFVTVECFVTSMSDLFPTSLRAPGRSEVFVLLVCSFFFLAHLTLVTEGGIYVFQLIDYYGCTRVCHYSMILSECLALAWSFGSDRVINVIEDMTGQRPSFFFHLCWKYINPLLSLISFILYLVGYTHLKINDWYIYPDWAYALGWTMTFSSVLMVPLWAVGQMCVTPGTFRQRLYILCRPAEDPAGQRRKMGEEGTTVALRTSAETA, encoded by the exons ATGGACCATGACTTTCTCCTCAGTTCTCATGGTGCCACTGTGGGCGGTCGGACAGATGTGTGTGACACCAGGAACCTTCAGACAG GAGCCTTTCTCGTGCCATACGGTCTGTTAGCTGTGTTCTGTGGGATCCCACTGTTCCTGTTGGAGACGGCAATGGGTCAGTACACCCAGGAGGGATTCATCACCTGCTGGAGGAAACTGTGTCCACTGGCACAAG GAATAGGATATGGGCATTTCATGATGAAACTCTATGATTCCAGCTACATAATAATCCAAGTGTGGACTCTCCTCTACCTGGCTTTCTCATTCACATCCCAGCTTCCCTGGGCCAGCTGTGACAACACCTGGAATACAG TCAACTGTGTGGTTCTTTCTTCACCTAATGTGACTGCAAATCACACCACGTTGACCAACACCACTTCTGCTGCAACTGAGTTCTGGGA GCGGCGGGTTCTGGGCATGTCTCGAGGCATTGAGGAGCTGGGAAGTGTGAGATGGGATCTGGCCTTGACTCTTCTGGCCTGCTGGGTGTTTTGCTACTTCAGTATCTGGAAAAATGTCAGATCAACAGGAAAG gtAGCATACTTCACTGCCACTTTCCCCTACGTGATGCTCCTGGTACTGCTCATCAGGGGGCTGACTTTACCTGGAGCATGGGAAGGAATCTACTTTTACCTGTATCCTGACTTTAAACATTTAGCTAATCTTGAG GTCTGGTTAGAAGCAGGATCTCAGATATGCTTCTCCTACAGTCTGGCTACAGGAACCATAAAAGTTTTGGGCAGCTATAATAAGTACAAAAACAACTGTTACAA AGATTGCTTCTGGCTTTGTCTGCTGAACAGCGGCACCAGTTTTCTTGCTGGATTTGTCGTCTTCTCTGTTCTTGGATTCATGGCTCAGAAACAGGGCGTTCCTGTCGACTCTGTAGCCGAGGCAG GTCCAGGTTTGGCGTTCATTGCTTACCCCGAGGCTACAGCCATGATGCCTTGGCCACAGTTCTGGAGTGTCTGCTTTTTCCTGATGCTCTTTTTACTCAGTGTTGACACTCAT TTTGTCACAGTCGAGTGTTTTGTCACATCGATGAGCGACTTGTTTCCGACCAGCTTGCGTGCACCAGGAAGGTCTGAAGTCTTTGTTCTTCTCGTCTGTTCGTTCTTCTTCCTCGCACATCTGACCTTGGTTACTGAG GGAGGGATTTACGTGTTCCAGCTCATTGATTATTATGGTTGTACCCGAGTTTGTCATTATTCCATGATTCTATCTGAGTGTCTGGCTCTGGCCTGGAGTTTTG GCTCTGATCGTGTTATTAACGTCATCGAGGACATGACAGGACAGAGACCATCGTTTTTCTTCCATCTGTGCTGGAAATACATCAACCCTCTGCTGTCACTG ATTTCCTTTATCCTGTACCTGGTTGGTTACACTCACCTCAAGATTAATGACTGGTACATCTACCCTGACTGGGCGTACGCACTGGGATGGACCATGACTTTCTCCTCAGTTCTCATGGTGCCACTGTGGGCGGTCGGACAGATGTGTGTGACACCAGGAACCTTCAGACAG CGTTTGTACATCCTTTGTCGTCCTGCTGAAGATCCAGCCgggcagagaagaaaaatgggagaggaggggacgaCTGTGGCGTTGAGGACGTCTGCAGAGACAGCTTAA
- the LOC118310586 gene encoding sodium- and chloride-dependent betaine transporter-like isoform X1, translating into MNRERRNAENETGTGDRGHWASKTEYILVLAGNVVGLGNVWRFPYLCYKNGGGAFLVPYGLLAVFCGIPLFLLETAMGQYTQEGFITCWRKLCPLAQGIGYGHFMMKLYDSSYIIIQVWTLLYLAFSFTSQLPWASCDNTWNTVNCVVLSSPNVTANHTTLTNTTSAATEFWERRVLGMSRGIEELGSVRWDLALTLLACWVFCYFSIWKNVRSTGKVAYFTATFPYVMLLVLLIRGLTLPGAWEGIYFYLYPDFKHLANLEVWLEAGSQICFSYSLATGTIKVLGSYNKYKNNCYKDCFWLCLLNSGTSFLAGFVVFSVLGFMAQKQGVPVDSVAEAGPGLAFIAYPEATAMMPWPQFWSVCFFLMLFLLSVDTHFVTVECFVTSMSDLFPTSLRAPGRSEVFVLLVCSFFFLAHLTLVTEGGIYVFQLIDYYGCTRVCHYSMILSECLALAWSFGSDRVINVIEDMTGQRPSFFFHLCWKYINPLLSLISFILYLVGYTHLKINDWYIYPDWAYALGWTMTFSSVLMVPLWAVGQMCVTPGTFRQRLYILCRPAEDPAGQRRKMGEEGTTVALRTSAETA; encoded by the exons AtgaacagagaaagaagaaatgccGAAAATGAGACGGGGACCGGAGACAGAGGACATTGGGCCAGTAAAACGGAATATATTCTGGTCTTGGCAGGAAATGTGGTCGGTTTGGGCAACGTGTGGAGATTTCCTTACCTCTGCTACAAGAACGGAGGAG GAGCCTTTCTCGTGCCATACGGTCTGTTAGCTGTGTTCTGTGGGATCCCACTGTTCCTGTTGGAGACGGCAATGGGTCAGTACACCCAGGAGGGATTCATCACCTGCTGGAGGAAACTGTGTCCACTGGCACAAG GAATAGGATATGGGCATTTCATGATGAAACTCTATGATTCCAGCTACATAATAATCCAAGTGTGGACTCTCCTCTACCTGGCTTTCTCATTCACATCCCAGCTTCCCTGGGCCAGCTGTGACAACACCTGGAATACAG TCAACTGTGTGGTTCTTTCTTCACCTAATGTGACTGCAAATCACACCACGTTGACCAACACCACTTCTGCTGCAACTGAGTTCTGGGA GCGGCGGGTTCTGGGCATGTCTCGAGGCATTGAGGAGCTGGGAAGTGTGAGATGGGATCTGGCCTTGACTCTTCTGGCCTGCTGGGTGTTTTGCTACTTCAGTATCTGGAAAAATGTCAGATCAACAGGAAAG gtAGCATACTTCACTGCCACTTTCCCCTACGTGATGCTCCTGGTACTGCTCATCAGGGGGCTGACTTTACCTGGAGCATGGGAAGGAATCTACTTTTACCTGTATCCTGACTTTAAACATTTAGCTAATCTTGAG GTCTGGTTAGAAGCAGGATCTCAGATATGCTTCTCCTACAGTCTGGCTACAGGAACCATAAAAGTTTTGGGCAGCTATAATAAGTACAAAAACAACTGTTACAA AGATTGCTTCTGGCTTTGTCTGCTGAACAGCGGCACCAGTTTTCTTGCTGGATTTGTCGTCTTCTCTGTTCTTGGATTCATGGCTCAGAAACAGGGCGTTCCTGTCGACTCTGTAGCCGAGGCAG GTCCAGGTTTGGCGTTCATTGCTTACCCCGAGGCTACAGCCATGATGCCTTGGCCACAGTTCTGGAGTGTCTGCTTTTTCCTGATGCTCTTTTTACTCAGTGTTGACACTCAT TTTGTCACAGTCGAGTGTTTTGTCACATCGATGAGCGACTTGTTTCCGACCAGCTTGCGTGCACCAGGAAGGTCTGAAGTCTTTGTTCTTCTCGTCTGTTCGTTCTTCTTCCTCGCACATCTGACCTTGGTTACTGAG GGAGGGATTTACGTGTTCCAGCTCATTGATTATTATGGTTGTACCCGAGTTTGTCATTATTCCATGATTCTATCTGAGTGTCTGGCTCTGGCCTGGAGTTTTG GCTCTGATCGTGTTATTAACGTCATCGAGGACATGACAGGACAGAGACCATCGTTTTTCTTCCATCTGTGCTGGAAATACATCAACCCTCTGCTGTCACTG ATTTCCTTTATCCTGTACCTGGTTGGTTACACTCACCTCAAGATTAATGACTGGTACATCTACCCTGACTGGGCGTACGCACTGGGATGGACCATGACTTTCTCCTCAGTTCTCATGGTGCCACTGTGGGCGGTCGGACAGATGTGTGTGACACCAGGAACCTTCAGACAG CGTTTGTACATCCTTTGTCGTCCTGCTGAAGATCCAGCCgggcagagaagaaaaatgggagaggaggggacgaCTGTGGCGTTGAGGACGTCTGCAGAGACAGCTTAA
- the LOC118310586 gene encoding sodium- and chloride-dependent GABA transporter 3-like isoform X3 produces MNRERRNAENETGTGDRGHWASKTEYILVLAGNVVGLGNVWRFPYLCYKNGGGAFLVPYGLLAVFCGIPLFLLETAMGQYTQEGFITCWRKLCPLAQGIGYGHFMMKLYDSSYIIIQVWTLLYLAFSFTSQLPWASCDNTWNTVNCVVLSSPNVTANHTTLTNTTSAATEFWERRVLGMSRGIEELGSVRWDLALTLLACWVFCYFSIWKNVRSTGKVAYFTATFPYVMLLVLLIRGLTLPGAWEGIYFYLYPDFKHLANLEVWLEAGSQICFSYSLATGTIKVLGSYNKYKNNCYKDCFWLCLLNSGTSFLAGFVVFSVLGFMAQKQGVPVDSVAEAGWTTATLSSSGLLARAFKSFNTSKTAPLGSWSRFGVHCLPRGYSHDALATVLECLLFPDALFTQC; encoded by the exons AtgaacagagaaagaagaaatgccGAAAATGAGACGGGGACCGGAGACAGAGGACATTGGGCCAGTAAAACGGAATATATTCTGGTCTTGGCAGGAAATGTGGTCGGTTTGGGCAACGTGTGGAGATTTCCTTACCTCTGCTACAAGAACGGAGGAG GAGCCTTTCTCGTGCCATACGGTCTGTTAGCTGTGTTCTGTGGGATCCCACTGTTCCTGTTGGAGACGGCAATGGGTCAGTACACCCAGGAGGGATTCATCACCTGCTGGAGGAAACTGTGTCCACTGGCACAAG GAATAGGATATGGGCATTTCATGATGAAACTCTATGATTCCAGCTACATAATAATCCAAGTGTGGACTCTCCTCTACCTGGCTTTCTCATTCACATCCCAGCTTCCCTGGGCCAGCTGTGACAACACCTGGAATACAG TCAACTGTGTGGTTCTTTCTTCACCTAATGTGACTGCAAATCACACCACGTTGACCAACACCACTTCTGCTGCAACTGAGTTCTGGGA GCGGCGGGTTCTGGGCATGTCTCGAGGCATTGAGGAGCTGGGAAGTGTGAGATGGGATCTGGCCTTGACTCTTCTGGCCTGCTGGGTGTTTTGCTACTTCAGTATCTGGAAAAATGTCAGATCAACAGGAAAG gtAGCATACTTCACTGCCACTTTCCCCTACGTGATGCTCCTGGTACTGCTCATCAGGGGGCTGACTTTACCTGGAGCATGGGAAGGAATCTACTTTTACCTGTATCCTGACTTTAAACATTTAGCTAATCTTGAG GTCTGGTTAGAAGCAGGATCTCAGATATGCTTCTCCTACAGTCTGGCTACAGGAACCATAAAAGTTTTGGGCAGCTATAATAAGTACAAAAACAACTGTTACAA AGATTGCTTCTGGCTTTGTCTGCTGAACAGCGGCACCAGTTTTCTTGCTGGATTTGTCGTCTTCTCTGTTCTTGGATTCATGGCTCAGAAACAGGGCGTTCCTGTCGACTCTGTAGCCGAGGCAG gctggactactgcaacgctctcctcctcgggactcctggcaagagcattcaaaagcttcaatacgtccaaaacagcgccgctaggatcctg GTCCAGGTTTGGCGTTCATTGCTTACCCCGAGGCTACAGCCATGATGCCTTGGCCACAGTTCTGGAGTGTCTGCTTTTTCCTGATGCTCTTTTTACTCAGTGTTGA
- the pold3 gene encoding DNA polymerase delta subunit 3 isoform X1, whose protein sequence is MDELYLDNIDEFVNDHDKIVTYKWLSLTLGVHVNTAKQMLFHYLDHKRKESSPQLHATYLVSGKFVDKGQPGHTVSVVREDQLEDLKAKMSLIVSVHVYSVQKALLKDSGPLYSVDYDAVKDNLKSCSRYSAIRCAGAVPMSTQELQQTEREPQRAPSPELAAKRSGESKPAPKPSTKPQRGIMGMFANKAPAKSQESGKEVKPEQRGDEPMAVATKSKPAAKANPAMNFFGNQTSKKPDKAVKEEEAAAAAAAAAAAAAAAAVPSSCAAEQRHQSSPPEEKQEAAAAAAEEEEESPKDAKKDSRSKTKRIADSDSEEEKMEKKKRRRIKKPQPDSSDEDVIPDSPQQKETREPSPRPEMEVESVSHSHQSLPGAKTRKRRRVLKARTFVDDEGCIVTEKGYESESYSEAEDDAKAAKRAPADFIPAKPPAGSREDEKKKSQKKTSANASKGSKQASIMGFFQKK, encoded by the exons ATGGACGAGCTGTACTTGGATAATATCGACGAGTTCGTCAACGACCACGACAAGATA GTGACTTACAAATGGCTGAGTCTCACACTTGGAGTCCATGTCAACACCGCCAAACA AATGCTCTTCCACTACCTGGATCACAAGAGGAAGGAGAGTTCACCTCAGCTCCACGCCACCTACCTGGTCTCGGGGAAGTTTGTGGACAAGGGGCAACCG GGCCACACGGTGTCAGTTGTCAGAGAGGACCAGTTGGAAG ACCTCAAAGCCAAGATGAGCTTGATCGTCAGCGTCCACGTCTACAGCGTCCAGAAAGCTCTGCTGAAGGACAGCGGGCCGCTCTACAGCGTCGACTACGACGCCGTCAAAGACAACCtgaagagctgcagcag ATACAGTGCAATCCGCTGTGCCGGCGCGGTGCCCATGTCCActcaggagctgcagcagacagagagagaacccCAGCGGGCTCCCTCACCGGAGCTGGCAGCAAAGAGATCTGGCGAATCTAAACCGGCTCCGAAACCGTCCACCAAACCACAGAGGGGCATCATGGGAATGTTCGCGAACAAAGCCCCAGCCAAGAGCCAGGAGAGCGGCAAAGAGGTCAAGCCGGAACAGAGGGGAGATGAACCCATG GCTGTTGCCACCAAAAGCAAACCCGCTGCAAAAGCCAATCCAGCGATGAACTTCTTTGGGAATCAGACGTCAA AGAAACCTGACAAAGctgtgaaggaggaagaagcagcagcagcagcagcagcagcagcagcagcagcagcagcagcagcagttccgTCGTCCTGCGCCGCAGAGCAGCGACACCAGAGTTCACCGcctgaagaaaaacaggaagctgctgctgctgcggcggaggaggaggaggagtcgccGAAAGACGCAAAGAAAGATTCCaggag caaaaccaAACGAATTGCGGATTCCGACAGCgaggaggaaaagatggagaagaaaaagaggcgaAGGATCAAGAAACCTCAACCAGACAGCAGCGATGAAGATG TCATTCCAGATTCTCCACAGCAGAAGGAAACCAGAGAACCATCACCGCGTCCTGAAATGGAGGTCGAGTCtgtttcacattcacat CAGAGTCTCCCTGGAGCCaaaacgaggaagaggagacgagtcCTGAAAGCTCGAACCTTTGTGGACGACGAAGGATGCATCG TGACGGAGAAAGGCTACGAGAGCGAATCGTACTCCGAGGCGGAGGACGACGCGAAGGCCGCCAAACGAGCTCCCGCGGATTTCATCCCGGCGAAACCTCCAGCGGGTAGCAGggaggacgagaagaagaaaagtcagaaGAAAACGTCTGCGAATGCCAGTAAAGGATCTAAACAAGCCTCCATTATGGgttttttccagaaaaaataa
- the pold3 gene encoding DNA polymerase delta subunit 3 isoform X2: MDELYLDNIDEFVNDHDKIVTYKWLSLTLGVHVNTAKQMLFHYLDHKRKESSPQLHATYLVSGKFVDKGQPGHTVSVVREDQLEDLKAKMSLIVSVHVYSVQKALLKDSGPLYSVDYDAVKDNLKSCSRYSAIRCAGAVPMSTQELQQTEREPQRAPSPELAAKRSGESKPAPKPSTKPQRGIMGMFANKAPAKSQESGKEVKPEQRGDEPMAVATKSKPAAKANPAMNFFGNQTSKKPDKAVKEEEAAAAAAAAAAAAAAAAVPSSCAAEQRHQSSPPEEKQEAAAAAAEEEEESPKDAKKDSRSKTKRIADSDSEEEKMEKKKRRRIKKPQPDSSDEDVIPDSPQQKETREPSPRPEMEVESVSHSHSLPGAKTRKRRRVLKARTFVDDEGCIVTEKGYESESYSEAEDDAKAAKRAPADFIPAKPPAGSREDEKKKSQKKTSANASKGSKQASIMGFFQKK, from the exons ATGGACGAGCTGTACTTGGATAATATCGACGAGTTCGTCAACGACCACGACAAGATA GTGACTTACAAATGGCTGAGTCTCACACTTGGAGTCCATGTCAACACCGCCAAACA AATGCTCTTCCACTACCTGGATCACAAGAGGAAGGAGAGTTCACCTCAGCTCCACGCCACCTACCTGGTCTCGGGGAAGTTTGTGGACAAGGGGCAACCG GGCCACACGGTGTCAGTTGTCAGAGAGGACCAGTTGGAAG ACCTCAAAGCCAAGATGAGCTTGATCGTCAGCGTCCACGTCTACAGCGTCCAGAAAGCTCTGCTGAAGGACAGCGGGCCGCTCTACAGCGTCGACTACGACGCCGTCAAAGACAACCtgaagagctgcagcag ATACAGTGCAATCCGCTGTGCCGGCGCGGTGCCCATGTCCActcaggagctgcagcagacagagagagaacccCAGCGGGCTCCCTCACCGGAGCTGGCAGCAAAGAGATCTGGCGAATCTAAACCGGCTCCGAAACCGTCCACCAAACCACAGAGGGGCATCATGGGAATGTTCGCGAACAAAGCCCCAGCCAAGAGCCAGGAGAGCGGCAAAGAGGTCAAGCCGGAACAGAGGGGAGATGAACCCATG GCTGTTGCCACCAAAAGCAAACCCGCTGCAAAAGCCAATCCAGCGATGAACTTCTTTGGGAATCAGACGTCAA AGAAACCTGACAAAGctgtgaaggaggaagaagcagcagcagcagcagcagcagcagcagcagcagcagcagcagcagcagttccgTCGTCCTGCGCCGCAGAGCAGCGACACCAGAGTTCACCGcctgaagaaaaacaggaagctgctgctgctgcggcggaggaggaggaggagtcgccGAAAGACGCAAAGAAAGATTCCaggag caaaaccaAACGAATTGCGGATTCCGACAGCgaggaggaaaagatggagaagaaaaagaggcgaAGGATCAAGAAACCTCAACCAGACAGCAGCGATGAAGATG TCATTCCAGATTCTCCACAGCAGAAGGAAACCAGAGAACCATCACCGCGTCCTGAAATGGAGGTCGAGTCtgtttcacattcacat AGTCTCCCTGGAGCCaaaacgaggaagaggagacgagtcCTGAAAGCTCGAACCTTTGTGGACGACGAAGGATGCATCG TGACGGAGAAAGGCTACGAGAGCGAATCGTACTCCGAGGCGGAGGACGACGCGAAGGCCGCCAAACGAGCTCCCGCGGATTTCATCCCGGCGAAACCTCCAGCGGGTAGCAGggaggacgagaagaagaaaagtcagaaGAAAACGTCTGCGAATGCCAGTAAAGGATCTAAACAAGCCTCCATTATGGgttttttccagaaaaaataa
- the LOC118311398 gene encoding sodium- and chloride-dependent GABA transporter 2, which translates to MTGLTRQMLIILRSGCQVCRAALGQHSTAVEVVDCRMNREIRKKENGREVGDRGQWASKTEYLLVVAGNVVGLGNVWRFPYLCYKNGGGAFLVPYCLLAVVCGIPLFLLETAMGQYTQEGFITCWMKLCPLAQGIGYGYFMMKLYDFCYVLVQVWALFYLVFSFRSKLPWASCDNSWNTANCVDLQISNSSNRTENPINTTSSATEFWERRVLAMSGGIEELGSVRWELAVCLLVSWVFCYFCIWKGVRSSGKVSYFTATFPYLMLLVLLVRGLTLPGAWGGIYFYLYPDVNRLADLEVWLEAGSQIFFSYSLTIGTLNVLGSYCDYNNNCYKDCFWLCLLNSATSFVSGFVVFSVLGFMAEKQGVAVDQVAESGPGLAFIVYPQATAMMPLPQLWTVCFFLMLILLSVDTHFVTVESVITSVSDLFPKLFRGRGRHEIFVLVFCSAFFLLHLPMVTEGGIYIFQLIDYYGCTRACQDFMAVCQCFAMAWIFGADHFRDIIKHMTGQKPSVFFELCWRYAIPLLSLISFILYLALYKSLKINDGYTYPDWAYALGWTMTLSSVVMVPLWAAGQMCVTPGTFRQRLSILCRPAEAPACPTEDGKPGEEGLTVGLTMSVMTD; encoded by the exons ATGACGGGTCTGACGAGACAAATGTTGATTATCCTTCGGAGCGGTTGTCAAGTTTGCAGAGCAGCGCTCGgtcagcacagcacagcagtggAAGTTGTGGACTGTAGGATGAACAGAGAAAtaaggaagaaggaaaatggGAGAGAAGTCGGAGACAGAGGACAGTGGGCCAGTAAAACGGAATACCTTCTGGTCGTCGCAGGAAATGTGGTCGGTCTGGGCAACGTGTGGAGATTTCCTTACCTCTGCTACAAGAACGGCGGAG GGGCCTTTCTCGTGCCGTACTGTCTGTTAGCCGTGGTGTGTGGGATACCCCTGTTCCTGCTGGAGACCGCGATGGGTCAGTACACCCAGGAGGGATTCATCACCTGCTGGATGAAGCTGTGTCCGCTGGCACAAG gaaTTGGATATGGATATTTCATGATGAAACTCTATGACTTCTGCTACGTATTGGTCCAAGTCTGGGCTCTTTTCTACCTGGTGTTCTCCTTCAGGTCCAAGCTCCCGTGGGCCAGCTGTGACAACTCCTGGAATACAG CTAACTGTGTCGATCTTCAGATATCCAATTCATCCAATCGGACAGAAAATCCAATCAACACCACCTCTTCCGCAACGGAGTTCTGGGA GCGGCGGGTGCTCGCCATGTCCGGAGGCATCGAGGAGCTGGGCAGCGTCCGGTGGGAGCtggctgtgtgtctgctggTCAGCTGGGTGTTTTGCTACTTTTGCATTTGGAAAGGTGTCAGGTCGTCGGGGAAG GTATCGTACTTCACAGCCACTTTCCCCTACCTGATGCTCTTGGTTCTACTCGTCAGGGGCCTGACTCTACCTGGGGCTTGGGGAGGAATCTACTTCTACCTGTATCCCGATGTGAACCGGCTGGCTGACCTGGAG GTCTGGTTAGAGGCGGGATCTCAGATATTCTTCTCCTACAGCCTGACTATAGGGACGCTAAATGTTCTGGGCAGCTACTGcgactacaacaacaactgttacAA GGACTGCTTTTGGCTGTGTCTGCTGAACAGCGCGACCAGCTTTGTTTCCGGATTCGTCGTCTTCTCCGTCCTGGGATTCATGGCCGAGAAACAAGGCGTCGCCGTCGACCAAGTGGCAGAGTCAG GTCCAGGCTTGGCCTTCATCGTCTACCCCCAAGCGACGGCCATGATGCCTTTGCCGCAGCTGTGGACCGTCTGCTTCTTCCTGATGCTCATCCTGTTGTCCGTCGACACGCAT tTTGTGACGGTGGAGAGCGTCATCACCTCCGTGAGCGACTTGTTTCCGAAGCTGTTCCGTGGACGAGGGAGGCACGAGATCTTTGTCCTCGTCTTCTGCTCAgccttcttcctccttcatcTGCCCATGGTCACCGAG GGAGGCATTTACATATTCCAGCTTATTGATTATTACGGTTGTACCAGAGCCTGTCAGGACTTCATGGCTGTATGTCAGTGCTTTGCCATGGCTTGGATTTTTG GTGCCGACCACTTCCGTGACATCATCAAGCACATGACGGGACAGAAGCCCAGTGTTTTCTTTGAACTGTGCTGGAGATATGCGATTCCTCTGCTGTCACTg ATTTCCTTCATCTTGTACCTGGCTCTTTACAAAAGCCTCAAGATTAACGACGGGTACACTTACCCCGACTGGGCGTACGCCCTGGGATGGACCATGACCCTCTCCTCTGTAGTCATGGTGCCACTGTGGGCAGCTGGACAGATGTGTGTCACGCCGGGCACCTTCAGACAG CGTTTGTCCATCCTTTGTCGTCCCGCTGAAGCTCCGGCCTGCCCGACGGAAGACGGAAAACCGGGAGAGGAGGGGTTGACTGTTGGACTGACGATGTCTGTCATGACCGATTGA